In Pyrus communis chromosome 8, drPyrComm1.1, whole genome shotgun sequence, one genomic interval encodes:
- the LOC137741339 gene encoding putative disease resistance RPP13-like protein 1 — protein MSLGEVFISGLLQVLLERLTSHETLSYFRRLLGVGKEPKKWKSMLSTIRAVLNDAEEKQLTDQTVKLWLDDLTNLAYDVEDILDKFSTEMLRRQIKEKHGATTSKVWGLFSDVKFNCNLSSEIKKITDQLDEILERKKGLGLNEGMPSTKAWHMPPSSHLPEGHVIGRDTDKTKIIDFLLKEAPRAVSFHVVAIVGMPGVGKTTLARHVYDDDATKEFNLKVWVSVSDDFNLEKVTKAVLESATSGLAKEFKEFNQVQESLSKELAGKKFLIVLDDVWDTCTYDLWIKLQSPFHVGALGSKIVVTTRDKNVANMMGSTIYELRGISDDQCWEVFEHHSLLDITKRPQNFELIKEKIVAKCRGLPLAARTLGGLLRCKQVEEWEEILNNKMWSLSDNSGILPVLKLSYHYLPSSLKRCFAYCSLLPNDYEFGEKQLILLWMAEGLIQQRVEDKKHLEEVGSDYFQELLSRSLFQSASKSNDKYVMHDLVGELARWAAGKICFSLEDKGNGDLHPMARHMSYVSGFIDGVKKFEAISRVKHLRTFLPLPQSRYNCLTRRVTFDLLPELRILRVLSLNGYEITELPNSIGKLWNLRYLDLSYTWIKSLPPSTTTLCNLQTLLLECCSKLKALPANMSNLISLRHLNSSIGLEGMPPHLGRLTNLQSLPYFVVGKGSDQSGIREIGSLLHLRGTLWLSRLENVVDAEDANGAKLIDKERLDSLTLEWSNLSGSREMVLGVLDMLRPPKNLKELTIQGYGGLNFSSWIGDPLFSNMVRVNLYGCANCHILPPVGQLPCLKELHIRGMTAVKIVGPEFYGKGTLPFRELEILEFSEMEHWEKWLPFDQDKGSGVFPSLKVLSISYCPKLEGELPKKLNSLSKLEIYWCEKLVVEIANYEHASELRIDGCKALVHTSAEVDFKLLETLRLSNISEPRLQARGLTKGMGKIKELEISGCEELTSSLKNEDRCFPHLISLVRLFIEGNSALVEDIGKELEGLLQVLAWKLEYLEIKNCRSLPKLPKGLHQLSFLQELHIIACDSLVSFPDVGLPPSLKVLEIQRCRSLMYIAKYQIPQNLKRIKVWFCGSLKSLVEEEKELVVSCSSSFSVSLEHLEIDDCASLTSLSLRGQLYRALKHLQIRGCEGLELIASDRFFHDNTNNCLEYINIATCPNLKSLPEGLCHLTNLQAFIVWGCEKLEVLPEDIRNLTSLKELEIDCLEGLTSFPPNLTSLEISELKSCKRLWKLEWGLHKLSSLRELSITSEDPDVLSFPPDGKEEMLLPKSLTKLTIGGFPNLKKLGNGIQFLTSLQTLELANCPRLASIPREGLPLSLGELWIEGCPLLAERCQPGKGRYWPKISNIPCQEID, from the coding sequence ATGTCGCTGGGAGAGGTCTTTATTTCTGGATTACTTCAAGTGTTACTTGAAAGGTTGACATCTCATGAGACGCTGAGCTACTTTAGACGCCTACTTGGCGTTGGCAAAGAGCCGAAGAAATGGAAGTCAATGTTGTCTACTATTCGAGCAGTGCTGAATGATGCGGAGGAGAAGCAATTGACTGACCAAACAGTGAAATTGTGGCTAGATGATCTCACAAACTTGGCCTATGATGTGGAAGACATATTGGACAAGTTTTCAACCGAGATGTTGCGACGCCAAATAAAGGAGAAACATGGGGCTACCACAAGCAAGGTATGGGGTTTGTTTTCTGATGTTAAATTTAACTGTAACCTGAGCTCAGAAATAAAGAAGATTACTGATCAGTTAGATGAGATATTGGAACGAAAAAAAGGACTTGGTTTAAATGAGGGGATGCCATCTACTAAGGCATGGCACATGCCGCCAAGTTCCCACCTGCCAGAAGGACATGTGATTGGAAGGGATACAGACAAGACGAAGATTATTGACTTCTTGTTGAAAGAAGCACCTCGTGCCGTTAGCTTTCATGTAGTTGCCATTGTTGGTATGCCTGGAGTGGGAAAGACAACACTTGCAAGGCATGTTTATGATGATGACGCGACGAAAGAGTTTAACCTAAAGGTATGGGTATCTGTGTCggatgacttcaatcttgaaaAAGTGACAAAGGCAGTTCTTGAATCCGCCACATCTGGTCTTGCAAAGGAGTTCAAGGAATTCAACCAGGTTCAAGAAAGTTTGAGTAAGGAGCTCGCAGGAAAAAAGTTTCTAATTGTTTTGGACGATGTTTGGGATACATGTACCTATGATTTGTGGATAAAATTGCAGTCCCCCTTTCATGTTGGAGCATTAGGAAGTAAGATAGTTGTGACAACACGTGATAAGAATGTTGCAAACATGATGGGATCCACTATTTATGAATTGCGTGGCATATCAGATGATCAATGTTGGGAAGTCTTTGAGCATCATTCCCTCTTGGACATTACAAAAAGGCCGCAAAATTTTGAGTTGATAAAGGAGAAAATTGTTGCAAAATGTCGCGGATTGCCATTGGCTGCAAGGACTCTAGGAGGTCTTCTACGTTGTAAACAAGTAGAAGAATGGGAGGAAATCTTAAACAACAAGATGTGGAGCCTATCAGACAATAGTGGCATTCTCCCAGTATTAAAATTGAGCTATCACTATCTCCCTTCGAGTTTGAAACGGTGCTTCGCCTATTGTTCTCTACTTCCTAATGACTATGAATTTGGGGAGAAGCAGTTGATCCTTTTATGGATGGCAGAAGGTTTGATTCAACAACGAGTAGAGGACAAGAAACACTTGGAAGAAGTAGGCAGTGACTATTTTCAAGAGCTATTGTCCCGGTCATTATTTCAAAGTGCAAGCAAAAGCAATGATAAGTATGTAATGCATGACCTTGTTGGTGAGTTGGCGCGGTGGGCTGCAGGTAAAATATGCTTTTCATTGGAGGACAAGGGAAATGGTGACTTGCATCCAATGGCTCGTCACATGTCTTATGTCAGTGGTTTCATTGATGGGGTTAAAAAATTTGAGGCCATTTCCAGAGTTAAACATTTGAGGACATTCTTACCGCTTCCACAATCAAGGTATAACTGTCTAACTCGTAGGGTTACATTTGATCTATTGCCAGAACTGCGAATCTTACGGGTGCTTTCTTTGAATGGCTATGAAATAACTGAGCTGCCCAATTCAATTGGTAAATTGTGGAATCTGCGGTATCTGGACCTTTCTTACACATGGATAAAGAGTTTGCCTCCATCAACAACCACTCTTTGCAATCTGCAAACATTGTTATTAGAATGTTGTTCTAAATTGAAGGCATTGCCAGCAAACATGAGTAATCTAATTAGTTTGCGGCATCTCAACAGTTCCATTGGATTGGAAGGAATGCCTCCGCATCTAGGTCGATTGACGAATCTGCAATCCTTGCCGTATTTTGTGGTTGGCAAAGGTAGTGATCAGTCTGGGATAAGAGAGATAGGGTCCCTATTGCATCTCCGAGGGACATTGTGGCTCTCAAGATTGGAGAATGTGGTTGATGCTGAGGATGCTAATGGGGCCAAGTTAATAGACAAGGAGAGGCTTGATTCATTGACGCTGGAATGGTCTAATTTGAGCGGATCGAGGGAAATGGTGTTGGGTGTGCTTGACATGTTACGACCTCCTAAAAATCTCAAAGAGCTCACCATTCAGGGTTATGGTGGATTGAATTTTTCATCGTGGATTGGAGATCCTCTGTTTTCTAACATGGTGCGTGTAAACTTATATGGTTGTGCAAATTGTCATATCTTGCCACCAGTTGGACAGTTGCCTTGCCTTAAAGAACTTCATATCAGGGGAATGACTGCTGTGAAAATCGTTGGTCCCGAATTCTACGGAAAGGGTACTTTGCCTTTTCGAGAATTAGAGATTCTCGAGTTTTCGGAGATGGAGCACTGGGAGAAATGGCTGCCTTTCGATCAGGATAAGGGAAGTGGTGTTTTCCCTAGCCTAAAAGTGCTTTCAATCAGCTACTGCCCTAAACTGGAGGGTGAGTTGCCGAAGAAACTTAATTCGTTATCAAAGCTTGAGATTTATTGGTGCGAGAAATTGGTGGTGGAAATTGCCAATTACGAACACGCGAGTGAACTACGCATCGATGGTTGCAAAGCGCTAGTGCATACTAGCGCAGAGGTTGACTTTAAGTTATTAGAGACGTTGCGTCTTTCAAATATTTCGGAGCCGCGGTTGCAAGCAAGGGGACTTACGAAGGGAATGGGCAAGATTAAGGAGTTGGAGATTAGTGGTTGTGAGGAGCTGACGTCTTCATTGAAAAATGAGGATAGATGTTTCCCACACCTGATTTCTCTTGTTCGTTTGTTTATTGAAGGCAACTCTGCCCTGGTTGAAGATATAGGAAAAGAATTGGAGGGGTTGCTGCAGGTATTAGCTTGGAAGCTTGAATATCTGGAAATAAAGAATTGTCGAAGTCTTCCGAAGTTGCCGAAGGGGTTGCACCAATTGTCGTTTCTTCAAGAGCTTCACATAATCGCGTGTGACAGTCTAGTTTCTTTTCCAGATGTTGGCCTGCCACCTTCTCTTAAAGTCTTGGAGATTCAACGTTGTCGCTCTCTGATGTATATTGCAAAATATCAGATTccccaaaatctgaaaagaataAAGGTATGGTTCTGTGGAAGTTTGAAATCATTagtggaggaggagaaggagctCGTTGTTTcttgttcatcttctttttctgtttctctTGAGCACTTGGAGATAGATGATTGTGCATCTCTGACATCGTTATCACTGAGAGGCCAGCTTTACAGGGCGCTTAAACACCTTCAGATACGCGGATGTGAAGGGCTAGAGTTAATAGCATCAGACCGGTTCTTCCACGACAATACTAATAATTGTCTTGAATATATTAACATTGCCACGTGTCCAAATCTGAAATCCTTACCGGAGGGCCTATGCCACCTCACCAATCTTCAAGCTTTTATTGTTTGGGGCTGCGAAAAATTGGAGGTGTTACCGGAAGACATTCGCAATCTCACGTCTCTCAAGGAATTGGAGATTGACTGCTTGGAAGGTTTGACTTCCTTTCCTCCCAACCTGACATCGCTTGAAATTTCTGAACTCAAGAGTTGTAAGCGGCTCTGGAAGTTGGAGTGGGGGTTGCACAAACTCTCCTCTCTTAGAGAGTTGTCGATCACAAGTGAAGATCCAGATGTGTTGTCATTTCCACCTGATGGGAAGGAGGAGATGCTGCTCCCCAAATCTCTCACTAAACTCACAATTGGTGGCTTCCCAAATCTGAAGAAACTCGGCAATGGCATTCAATTCCTCACCTCTCTTCAGACTCTGGAACTAGCTAATTGTCCAAGGCTCGCATCCATTCCAAGGGAGGGCCTGCCTCTTTCACTTGGGGAACTTTGGATCGAGGGGTGTCCTTTACTAGCAGAGAGATGTCAACCTGGAAAAGGACGATACTGGCCCAAAATATCCAACATTCCTTGCCAAGAAATAGATTAG